The Anastrepha ludens isolate Willacy chromosome 2, idAnaLude1.1, whole genome shotgun sequence genome contains a region encoding:
- the LOC128854851 gene encoding uncharacterized protein LOC128854851 isoform X1: MRAQIQYSYQKKQLPGFFPMLLSLMLIGYSSAQRVAPGVPPQHYQQVPVQHAQQPQYQQQQQQVHHAPNVPPQNYQQQAQYQQVPVQQQPQYQQQQQPVQQPIQQQQQPQFQQPPQPVQQQHPPHQAHHGQQQVLNAANMEHERAHIQEHMQVPIDTSKMSEAELQFHYFKMHDSDNNNKLDGCELIKSLIHWHVQGVHNKQHGKQHDKQHEQGQETHDDAKEDAGKVYSDESLSNMIDYVLKQMDLNNDGYVDYTEYRKSEEATRTKT, encoded by the exons ATGCGTGCTCAAATACAATATTCATACCAAAAAAAACAGTTACCAGGATTTTTCCCGATGCTATTGTCCCTCATGCTTATTGGATATTCGTCTGCCCAGAGGGTGGCTCCAGGCGTTCCTCCGCAACACTAT CAACAAGTCCCAGTGCAGCACGCTCAGCAACCGCAatatcagcagcagcaacaacaagtgCACCATGCTCCTAATGTTCCGCCGCAAAATTAT caacaacaagcgcaATATCAGCAAGTGCCTGTCCAACAACAACCTCAatatcaacagcaacaacaaccagtgCAGCAACCaatccaacaacagcaacaaccacaaTTTCAACAGCCTCCACAACCGGTACAGCAGCAACATCCGCCTCATCAGGCTCACCACGGGCAACAGCAAGTCTTAAATGCAGCAAATATGGAACATGAAAGAGC TCACATTCAGGAGCATATGCAGGTTCCAATCGATACGAGTAAAATGTCTGAAGCAGAGCTGCAATTTCACTACTTTAAAATGCATGATTctgacaacaacaataaattagATGGCTGTGAATTAATAAAATCACTTATACACTGGCACG TTCAAGGTGTACACAACAAACAGCACGGCAAGCAGCACGACAAGCAGCACGAACAAGGCCAAGAAACACATGATGATGCCAAGGAAGATGCTGGCAAAGTGTATTCCGATGAATCCTTGTCTAACATGATTGATTACGTACTGAAGCAAATGGATTTGAATAATGATGGATATGTGGACTATACAGAGTATCGTAAGAGCGAGGAGGCAACAAGAACCAAAACatga
- the LOC128854851 gene encoding uncharacterized protein LOC128854851 isoform X2 has product MRAQIQYSYQKKQLPGFFPMLLSLMLIGYSSAQRVAPGVPPQHYQQVPVQHAQQPQYQQQQQQVHHAPNVPPQNYQQQAQYQQVPVQQQPQYQQQQQPVQQPIQQQQQPQFQQPPQPVQQQHPPHQAHHGQQQVLNAANMEHERAHIQEHMQVPIDTSKMSEAELQFHYFKMHDSDNNNKLDGCELIKSLIHWHEQGSKEQQHNEQAPHVEEKIFSDEELVALIDPILQMDDTSRDGYIDYPEFIKAQQKAVAASQQKQQQQPQNGQ; this is encoded by the exons ATGCGTGCTCAAATACAATATTCATACCAAAAAAAACAGTTACCAGGATTTTTCCCGATGCTATTGTCCCTCATGCTTATTGGATATTCGTCTGCCCAGAGGGTGGCTCCAGGCGTTCCTCCGCAACACTAT CAACAAGTCCCAGTGCAGCACGCTCAGCAACCGCAatatcagcagcagcaacaacaagtgCACCATGCTCCTAATGTTCCGCCGCAAAATTAT caacaacaagcgcaATATCAGCAAGTGCCTGTCCAACAACAACCTCAatatcaacagcaacaacaaccagtgCAGCAACCaatccaacaacagcaacaaccacaaTTTCAACAGCCTCCACAACCGGTACAGCAGCAACATCCGCCTCATCAGGCTCACCACGGGCAACAGCAAGTCTTAAATGCAGCAAATATGGAACATGAAAGAGC TCACATTCAGGAGCATATGCAGGTTCCAATCGATACGAGTAAAATGTCTGAAGCAGAGCTGCAATTTCACTACTTTAAAATGCATGATTctgacaacaacaataaattagATGGCTGTGAATTAATAAAATCACTTATACACTGGCACG AGCAAGGAAGTAAAGAGCAACAGCATAACGAGCAAGCACCACATGTTgaagagaaaatattttctgatgaagAGCTAGTAGCATTAATAGATCCCATTTTGCAAATGGATGATACGTCACGCGACGGTTACATCGACTATCCTGAATTTATAAAGGCGCAACAAAAGGCTGTGGCAGcatcacaacaaaaacaacagcagcaacctcAAAACGGACAGTAA
- the LOC128854854 gene encoding calmodulin-like protein 4 isoform X1, whose product MYIFIARYFKEQDIDEFRECFYLFARSGQINSLDELTVIMRSLGLSPTIQELIAYLKKKGGKMSFADFLEIMHQHSKVEKIPDEVIAAFKAADSQNTGTISARQLRNLLQNWGEGLSVREVDNIFREANVNNNSMVRYADFIKIACAPVPDYY is encoded by the exons ATGTATATCTTTATT GCACGTTACTTCAAAGAGCAGGATATTGACG AGTTTCGAGAGTGCTTCTACCTGTTTGCACGATCTGGACAAATAAATTCGCTGGATGAGTTAACTGTAATTATGCGTTCTCTCGGTTTATCACctacaattcaagagctaattGCTTATTTGAAGAAGAAAGGAGGCAAAATGAGCTTTGCAGATTTCCTCGAAATTATGCATCAACATTCCAAAGTGGAAAAAATACCTGATGAAGTTATTGCTGCGTTCAAAGCAGCAGATTCCCAAAACACGGGCACCATTTCGGCAAGACAACTACGAAATTTACTACAGAATTGGGGGGAGGGCTTGTCAGTGCGTGAg GTTGACAACATCTTTCGCGAAGCAAACGTGAACAATAACAGCATGGTTCGATATGcagatttcatcaaaattgcttGCGCACCAGTTCCAGACTACTattga
- the LOC128854854 gene encoding calmodulin-like protein 4 isoform X2, with protein sequence MARYFKEQDIDEFRECFYLFARSGQINSLDELTVIMRSLGLSPTIQELIAYLKKKGGKMSFADFLEIMHQHSKVEKIPDEVIAAFKAADSQNTGTISARQLRNLLQNWGEGLSVREVDNIFREANVNNNSMVRYADFIKIACAPVPDYY encoded by the exons ATG GCACGTTACTTCAAAGAGCAGGATATTGACG AGTTTCGAGAGTGCTTCTACCTGTTTGCACGATCTGGACAAATAAATTCGCTGGATGAGTTAACTGTAATTATGCGTTCTCTCGGTTTATCACctacaattcaagagctaattGCTTATTTGAAGAAGAAAGGAGGCAAAATGAGCTTTGCAGATTTCCTCGAAATTATGCATCAACATTCCAAAGTGGAAAAAATACCTGATGAAGTTATTGCTGCGTTCAAAGCAGCAGATTCCCAAAACACGGGCACCATTTCGGCAAGACAACTACGAAATTTACTACAGAATTGGGGGGAGGGCTTGTCAGTGCGTGAg GTTGACAACATCTTTCGCGAAGCAAACGTGAACAATAACAGCATGGTTCGATATGcagatttcatcaaaattgcttGCGCACCAGTTCCAGACTACTattga
- the LOC128854855 gene encoding 40S ribosomal protein S20: MAAAPKDIEKPQGADSASVHRIRITLTSRNVRSLENVCRDLINSAKNQNLRVKGPVRMPTKTLRITTRKTPCGEGSKTWDRFQMRIHKRIIDLHSPSEIVKKITSINIEAGVEVEVTIAN, translated from the exons ATg GCTGCTGCTCCCAAGGATATTGAAAAGCCTCAAGGCGCTGATTCTGCATCAGTTCACCGCATCCGTATCACTTTGACTTCAAGGAACGTACGTTCTTTGGAGAACGTGTGTCGGGATTTGATAAACAGTGCCAAGAACCAAAATCTGCGCGTCAAG GGCCCAGTACGCATGCCAACCAAAACTCTACGCATCACAACACGTAAAACCCCCTGTGGTGAAGGTTCCAAAACTTGGGATCGATTCCAG aTGAGAATCCACAAGCGTATCATCGACTTGCATTCACCTTCGGAGATTGTCAAGAAGATTACTTCCATCAATATTGAGGCGGGCGTAGAAGTAGAGGTTACCATTGCCAACTAA
- the LOC128854858 gene encoding adenylosuccinate synthetase has translation MSESSSSVVNGSNYETLHQGRLNMYKSKVGVVLGAQWGDEGKGKVVDMLALEVDIVCRCQGGNNAGHTVVANGTEFDFHLLPSGIVNEKCISVIGNGVVIHLPSLFEELSKNEAKGLQKLEHRLIISDRAHLVFDFHQLVDGMQEAEKGGKSLGTTKKGIGPAYSSKATRNGIRVGELLGDFNLFTDKFKSIVATHLRLFPSIKIDVDAELARYKEYAEKVRPYVKDTICFLHTALRQGKTILVEGANAAMLDIDFGTYPYVTSSNCSIGGVLTGLGLPPQTIGEVIGVVKAYTTRVGDGPFPTEQINEIGELLQTRGAEIGVTTKRKRRCGWLDIPLLKYTSLVNGYTSICLTKLDILDTLPDIKVAVAYKRANGETLDHFPGTIAELGEIVVEYATLPGWQESTENIRNFKELPENAQKYVRFLENELHVPVQWVGVGKGRESIINIH, from the exons ATGTCGGAGAGCAGTAGCAGTGTTGTGAATGGGAGCAACTACGAGACATTGCATCAAGGACGTCTCAATATGTACAAATCCAAGGTTGGAGTCGTCCTCGGAGCTCAATGGGGCGATGAGGGCAAAGGCAAAGTGGTTGACATGCTGGCATTGGAAGTAGACATAGTTTGCAGGTGTCAG GGTGGAAATAATGCTGGACACACTGTTGTGGCTAATGGCACAGAATTTGATTTTCACCTGCTACCCAGTGGCATCGTCAATGAGAAATGTATCTCTGTGATCG GCAACGGTGTGGTTATCCACTTACCGTCACTTTTCGAGGAACTGTCTAAAAATGAGGCAAAAGGCTTGCAAAAGCTCGAACATCGCTTGATCATTTCGGATCGTGCGCATTTGGTATTTGATTTCCATCAACTGGTTGATGGTATGCAAGAAGCCGAAAAAGGCGGCAAATCGCTCGGCACTACCAAGAAGGGTATTGGTCCGGCTTATTCCAGCAAGGCAACACGCAACGGAATTCGTGTGGGCGAATTGTTGGGTGACTTTAATCTCTTCACAgacaa ATTTAAATCCATTGTGGCAACACATTTGCGTCTTTTCCCTTCAATCAAAATCGACGTCGATGCCGAGTTGGCACGATACAAGGAGTACGCAGAAAAGGTGCGTCCCTATGTGAAAGACACCATTTGTTTCCTACACACCGCATTACGGCAAGGAAAGACGATCTTGGTAGAGGGTGCCAATGCTGCTATGTTGGACATTGATTTCGGCACATATCCGTATGTGACGAGCAGCAATTGCAGTATAGGTGGAGTACTCACGGGTTTAGGTCTACCACCACAGACTATCGGCGAGGTTATTGGAGTTGTTAAAGCCTATACAACGCGTGTGGGCGATGGTCCGTTCCCTACCGAACaaattaat gaAATCGGCGAGTTGCTCCAGACTCGTGGTGCTGAAATCGGTGTTACAACAAAGCGAAAACGTCGCTGTGGCTGGCTCGATATTCCGTTACTGAAATATACTTCTCTTGTGAACGGATACACGAGCATTTGTCTGACAAAGCTTGATATTCTCGATACTTTGCCAGATATCAAAGTGGCTGTGGC CTATAAGCGCGCTAATGGCGAAACATTAGATCACTTCCCCGGCACAATCGCAGAATTGGGTGAGATTGTTGTTGAATATGCTACGTTGCCCGGTTGGCAGGAGAGTACCGAGAATATTCGAAACTTCAAGGAATTGCCTGAAAATGCACAAAAGTACGTACGATTCCTAGAAAATGAGCTGCACGTGCCAGTACAATGGGTGGGTGTTGGCAAAGGACGCGAGTCCATCATCAATATCCATTAA
- the LOC128858659 gene encoding zinc finger HIT domain-containing protein 2, whose protein sequence is MASASIYCQFCQKANFKYTCPKCNALYCSVECYKTPEHLKCSEKFYKDCIQDALTSPEPNSHEDMKKIYDILRRMHESEAGLGHDFNDPIDSDNEGTDAADCDDEGALDEDDVEDIAIRLQDVDINDADEVWNRLTSEERAEFKNMIDCGEIMKLLPSYKPWWVKSKNPKIVEIIGDKAEQPDTLNIPAVEKNIPKFSSICKKTPSTCIHYNLWNILCAYGCMVRYFNGEHYTSPAEAVVYIVNLSLVLKFGTNFEDVEDAIVSVEMEALTTKNVGVGVKVCNEITLTGSRDQLDSDARLLMSSCYYKLAALSDIYRLLVLAKKHLKQNKSTTNSDFYKLFAICNGSVELDRKKLLHLSKKIEFLLSYVNCDNEYRQE, encoded by the exons ATGGCTTCAGCTTCAATATATTGTCAATT TTGTCAAAAGGCCAATTTTAAATACACTTGCCCTAAATGTAATGCTTTGTATTGTTCTGTTGAGTGCTATAAAACGCCGGAGCACTTGAAGtgttcagaaaaattttataaagattGCATACAAGACGCATTAACCTCGCCCGAGCCTAATTCACATgaagatatgaaaaaaatctatGACATTTTGAGGCGAATGCATGAGAGCGAAGCAGGTCTGGGACACGATTTTAATGACCCGATCGATTCTGATAACGAAGGGACGGATGCTGCAGACTGTGATGATGAAGGGGCACTGGATGAAGACGATGTTGAAGATATTGCGATACGTCTACAAGATGTTGATATTAATGATGCGGATGAAGTATGGAATCGCCTGACATCAGAGGAACGTGCTGAATTCAAAAATATGATCGATTGTGGCGAAATAATGAAGTTACTGCCCAGTTATAAACCATGGTgggtgaaatcaaaaaacccgAAAATTGTAGAAATAATCGGTGACAAAGCGGAACAACCAGATACCTTAAATATACCTgctgttgaaaaaaatattccaaagttTTCTAGTATTTGTAAAAAGACTCCTTCAACTTGCATACATTATAATCTGTGGAATATATTGTGCGCTTATGGTTGTATGGTTCGCTACTTTAATGGCGAACATTATACAAGTCCAGCGGAGGCAGTTGTATATATAGTTAATttaagcttagttttaaaatttggtaCGAATTTCGAGGACGTCGAAGATGCTATTGTGTCGGTTGAAATGGAAGCATTGACGACAAAAAATGTCGGCGTAGGCGTAAAAGTGTGCAATGAAATTACATTGACGGGAAGTCGGGATCAATTAGATTCTGATGCGCGCTTGCTAATGTCATCGTGTTATTACAAACTTGCAGCACTTAGTGACATATATCGACTTCTGGTGTTGGCTAAAAAGCATCTAAAACAGAATAAATCTACAACCAATAGTGATTTTTATAAACTGTTCGCCATTTGTAATGGAAGCGTTGAGTTGGATCGAAAGAAATTGTTGCATTTATCGAAGAAAATCGAATTTCTTTTGTCCTATGTAAATTGCGATAATGAGTACCGACAAGAGTAG